A region of the bacterium genome:
AGCGATCGCGCTCGCCGATGAGCCTACTGCGAACCTGGATTCAGAGAATGCAATCCACCTGCTCGACATCATGGAACAGCTCAACAGGGAGCGTGGTGTGACCTTCCTCTTCTCGACCCACGATCCGCGTGTGATGGAGCGCGCGCACAGGCTGATCCGGGTTGTCGACGGGCGGATCGAACGAGACGAACTGCGGGCGTAGCACCGATCCCCTCCATCCACGGTACCATGAGCAGTTCCATGACCCGACCCACGACGCGCGGCTACGCGATTCAGATCGCCCGATGAACGCGATCGCAGATCTGCTCCCGCACGTGAGTGTGTCTCTCAACCTCGTCATCCTGGTGTTGATCGTCGCGGGGGTCATCGCGATCCGGCAGGGTCGCCGCGAGCGCCATCGTCGGCTGATGCTCAGCGCCGTGGGAATGGGGGCGCTCTTCCTCGTTTCCTATGTGGCGCAGACCCTGATCCGCGGGCACTCTCGGTTTCCAGGGGACGACTGGGTACGGACCGCCTTCGTGGTCATTCTCGGGACGCACACCCTGCTTTCGGTCGTGGTGGTTCCTCTCGTGATCGCGACCGCCGTTCGGGGCGTCCGAGGGCAGTTCCCCGCCCACCGCTGGATCGCGCGGATCACGCTTCCCATCTGGCTCTACGTCGAGGTGACCGGAGTCGTGATCTACTGGATGAACAACCATCTGCGCCCCCCTTCCTGACCTGGGGACGGAGGCGGTGCGGCCCATCTCGACTCAAGAAAATGAGGCGGTTTGGGGCAGTCCGTAGGCTGGACTCACCAGAGATGGCTTCGCGAGGGCGCACACGCGGTTCGAGTGGCTCGGCGCCTCGGCACGATTCGTGAACAGACGCGGCAGGGTACCCTGTGTCGGGGGCCCGGGAAGCATTCGATGCGGTCGGAGGAGAACATTGCGGGGTCCGACGGCTCAGCCTCCGAACCGGAGGTATCAGCGGAGGTGATCCTTCACGTCCAACGTCCCAGAGGAGCTGACCTGGGCAAGCGTGGTGTCTTCTGCCCACGTCAGGCACCGCTCGGCGAAATGGCTCCAAACCTCGTGCAGGGGGCACGGCTGGCTGGCGTTGCAGGCTCCCCAGCCGAACGCACAGCGGCCCGGCGTCGGAAGTGCGTCGACCGCCGCCAGGATCTCGCTGAAACGGATCGCCTCGGGGGCGCGGCTCAACGCGAAGCCGCCGCCGGGCCCTTTCTTGGATTCCAGCAATCCGGACAGCACGAGGCGCCGAAGGACCTTGGCCAGATAGTGCCGCGGAATGCCGGTGGCTTCGGAAATCTCCTGGGTGCCGGCCGGCCGATCGAGATCCGCGACGACGAACCATGCCATCGAGCGAAGCGCATACTCGGGCGTCTGGGACAAGAACATCGACGGGCTCTCCGAGATCCGGCGACAGACGAGAGTCAGGATGCGGCGTGCGGAGTCGAACCTCGACGCCCGTGTCGATTGATAGCTAAATCGATCAAGTTATCTATCGTCTCCGGGTCGAGTTGAGGGGCGCCTTGAGCGAGCAATTGGAAGCGAGATCGGGCGAAGTGGTGGAGACTGCCCTCGCGCGGCAATGGTTGGGCCTTGCGATGGGTGTCCTCGTTCTGGCCGGACTCTTCGCCGTGGCTGTGGTCGTGGGGCGGATGCCTCCCTTCGACCGCTTCGTCACGGACCCGCTGTTCTTCAAGCGTTGCCTAGTGGGCCATGTGAACATGGCGCTGATCGCCTGGTTCTATTCGCTGGTAGCGGCGCTGCTCAGCCTGCTTCCCAGGCACGCACCAGCACGCTGGCCGGCCCGGACCGGTCCCACCCTCGGCGTGGCTGGCACCGTGCTGATGATCATCGGGGCCGGCCTGCCGGAGAGTCAGCCCGTTCTCTCCAACTACGTCCCCACCATCGATCACGCGGTCTTCGGCGCGGGGCAGATCTTGTTCGGCCTCGGCATCCTTGCCTGCGTGCTCGATCCGGGGCTGCTGCGGGATGCCGGGGGGAAGAGCGGAGGCCTGGAAATCCCGGCCTCCGCACGAGCCGGCCTGCGCGTCGCCGCTGTCGGTCTCATGCTCGCAGCGATCACCTTCGTTGCGGCGTTCCTGAGTCAACCCACGGGGGTGGATGTCGAGGTCTACTACGAGCTCGGCATGTGGGGTGGCGGGCATGTGCTGCAGCTGGTCAGCACGATCTCGATGATCTCCGTCTGGTTGATCCTGCTGACAGCCGCGCTCGGTACTTCCCCGGTCAGCACTGGCGCGGCTCGGATCCTGTTCCTCGCGATGATCGTGCCCTGGCTGATTTCGCCATTGCTCGCTCTGCAGGGCACCTGGACGGGTGGCTATCGGAACGGCTTCACCCAGCTCATGCGTTGGGGGCTCTTCCCGGTAACGAGCATCTTCCTCGTCCTCTGCGTGACGGCGCTCGTGCGGGCCGTGCGATCGGGAGAGCTGAAGAGGCGAGCGTTGGCCGAGCCTCGGATCTCCGCTTTCCTGGTGAGTGCCGGTCTCACCCTGCTCGGATTTGGTCTCGGCGCCGCGATCCGCGGATCCAATACGATGGTGCCTGCTCACTACCACGCGTCGGTCGGCGCCGTGACGGTCGCGTTCATGGCGGCCGCCTACCTGATCCTCGGAACGGTTCGCCTGTCCCTGCCTGGCCCGTGGCTTCGCCGAGCGGCGTCCTGGCAGCCCGCGATCTACGGTTCGGGAATGGCTCTATTCGCCGCCGGCTTCGCGCTCGCGGGTGCTCATGGGATGGGCCGCAAGGTCTACGGAGCCGAGCAGGCCGGGCGCAGCCTGGCCGAGACCATCGGGCTCGGAGTCATGGGTGTCGGTGGCTTCGTCGCCGTCGCCGGCGGGGTGATATTTCTGGTTGTCAGTGCTGCCGTTTGGTGGCGCGGCGTAGCGTCCCGAGAAGAAACGGAGCTCGCAGAGAGCTCGTGGAGGTGGAAGTATGGCGCCCGAAAGGCCGGATGAACGGTCGGCACTCGAGAGACTCATGGAGAATCCCTGGTTGCTCCTCGTCATCGGGGTAGTCGTTCCAACCGTTTCCTACACGGTGTGGGGTTGGGTCGAGTTGTTGATCCTTCCTCAGGCTCCGTTGCCCTGAAGGATACGAGGAAGAAATGAGTATCTACACACCGCCCGCTAATTGGTTCCAGAAGCCCAAAGGCGCCGAGCGTCTCTGGGTCGGGTTGGCCCTGATCTGGTGCATGATCATGTTCCTGGCCATGCCCTACTGGCACTTCTTCGGCAAGCAGAATTCCACCGGAGAGGGCTACAAGGTAACGCCCGCCGCCTACAGCCAGCGCGTCCAGCAGTTCATCGCGTCCAACAAAGTTGGTGACGTCAATGGAATGCCCGTGGTCGAGCCGGCTCCTGGAGGCGATGCCTACCTGCAAGCCCAGATGTGGACCTGGCTTCCCATCTTGAAGCTGCGCATGGGGCAGACCTACCGGATTCACCTTTCGTCGATGGATTTGCTGCACGGCTTCTCGTTGCAGCCGCTGAACATGAATTTCATGGTTCTTCCAGGTTATGACCACGTGCTTACGATCACCCCGACGACGAGCGGTGAGTTTTCGATCGTGTGCAACGAATTCTGCGGCGTCGGCCATCATTTGATGAGCGGCCGAATCATCGTGGAGGAGTAGGGAAGTGACGACAACCACTGTCGGGGGAGATATTCCCCAGAGTCCGCCCTCGGGCAATCATTTGGCGAGCGAGGTTCGCAGCTGCGATACCACCGGTCTGCCGGTTTGTCTGACGGCACAGAAGTTCATCCGGATGCACGCGGTCGTTGCGGTCGTCTTCCTGCTCATCGGGGGCATCGGAGCGATCTTGCTGGGGCTGACGCGCTGGCCAGCCGTTCATCTGCTGGACGTGAATTGGTACTACCGGATCCTGACGGTGCATGGCCTGAACATGCTGATCTTCTGGATGCTGAATTTCGAAATGGCCGTGCTCTACTTTGCTTGTACGACACTGCTGAACAGCCGATTGGCTTCGGCGAAGGCTGCGTGGGCCGGATTCATCCTGATGGTGGTCGGCGGCATCATGGTGAACATCGCCGTCTTCACGGGTACCAGCGATGTGTTGGTCACCTCGTACGTGCCGTTGAAGGCCCATCCTGCCTTCTACCTGGGAATCATCCTGGTGGCAGTGGGGACGCTCGTCTGTGTCATCAACTACTTCGCGACCATCTACATCGCGAAACGTGATCACACCTACGAAGGCACGGTACCCCTGGTCGTGTTCGGTGCGACGGCCGCGGCGATCATTGCCGTGGTGACGTTGCTGCACGGTGCCGTGACCATGATCCCGACCTTCCTGTGGTCGCTGGGTGTGATCGAAACCATCGACGCAGCCTGGTATCGCATCACCTGGTGGGGGCTGGGCCATATGTCCCAGCAGGTGAACGTCTGCGCAATGGTGTCCATCTGGTACTTCCTGGGCACGATGACCGTGGGTTCCAAGCCGCTGAACCAGGCCGTCTGCCGCAGCGCGTTCGTGCTCTACATCCTGTTCATCAACGTTGCGGCCGCCCACCACATCCTGGTGGATCCTGGCGTGAGCGCTGGATGGAAGATCTGGAACACGTCCTACGCGATGTATCTGGCGGTCCTCGCCTCGATGATCCACGGGTTCACCGTGCCTGCATCGGTCGAGGTGGCGATGCGCAAGAAGGGACACAAGCGTGGCTTGTTCGGCTGGCTGGCCGCTGCGCCCTGGTCGAACCCCGGATTCTCCGGCTTCTTCTTGTCGTTGATCATCTTCGGCTTCGGTGGCGGCATCACGGGCGTCACTCTCGGCACCCAGCA
Encoded here:
- a CDS encoding Rrf2 family transcriptional regulator, giving the protein MFLSQTPEYALRSMAWFVVADLDRPAGTQEISEATGIPRHYLAKVLRRLVLSGLLESKKGPGGGFALSRAPEAIRFSEILAAVDALPTPGRCAFGWGACNASQPCPLHEVWSHFAERCLTWAEDTTLAQVSSSGTLDVKDHLR
- a CDS encoding cytochrome c oxidase subunit I, which translates into the protein MHAVVAVVFLLIGGIGAILLGLTRWPAVHLLDVNWYYRILTVHGLNMLIFWMLNFEMAVLYFACTTLLNSRLASAKAAWAGFILMVVGGIMVNIAVFTGTSDVLVTSYVPLKAHPAFYLGIILVAVGTLVCVINYFATIYIAKRDHTYEGTVPLVVFGATAAAIIAVVTLLHGAVTMIPTFLWSLGVIETIDAAWYRITWWGLGHMSQQVNVCAMVSIWYFLGTMTVGSKPLNQAVCRSAFVLYILFINVAAAHHILVDPGVSAGWKIWNTSYAMYLAVLASMIHGFTVPASVEVAMRKKGHKRGLFGWLAAAPWSNPGFSGFFLSLIIFGFGGGITGVTLGTQQINIMAHNTLRIPGHFHVTVVGGTTLAFMAVTYYVVPLFFQRDFLAKSWCRIQPWVFGGGITMAALGMSFAGSFGVPRRHWDIDFTGAQFAVGFDSAAHLWLAVLGVGAVVATTGLFMFILLVVGTVFFGRSNAGRPMEAWHTEQSVAESTKDENVAEDEDHEAPGTVVLALIFLLTFAVYYFANWKWLSDVWEVR
- a CDS encoding cytochrome c oxidase subunit II codes for the protein MSIYTPPANWFQKPKGAERLWVGLALIWCMIMFLAMPYWHFFGKQNSTGEGYKVTPAAYSQRVQQFIASNKVGDVNGMPVVEPAPGGDAYLQAQMWTWLPILKLRMGQTYRIHLSSMDLLHGFSLQPLNMNFMVLPGYDHVLTITPTTSGEFSIVCNEFCGVGHHLMSGRIIVEE
- a CDS encoding DUF420 domain-containing protein — translated: MNAIADLLPHVSVSLNLVILVLIVAGVIAIRQGRRERHRRLMLSAVGMGALFLVSYVAQTLIRGHSRFPGDDWVRTAFVVILGTHTLLSVVVVPLVIATAVRGVRGQFPAHRWIARITLPIWLYVEVTGVVIYWMNNHLRPPS